Proteins found in one Pontibacter sp. SGAir0037 genomic segment:
- a CDS encoding NAD(P)/FAD-dependent oxidoreductase, giving the protein MLEVDKLSLNIPPTTKPRVVIIGGGFGGINLAKKLKCRDFQVVLFDKQNYHGFWPLLYQVATAGLEPDAIAEPLRKMFGSDDFEDFHFRLVRVTGINTAQKTVSTLIGDLAYDYLVIGTGTKPNYFGNEQVKKYSFPLKQIPDALNLRSQMLQCFEQANMTTDPEIRQSLLNFVIVGGGPTGVELAGALAEMRKYVLPTDYPGLDFSTMNIYLVEGLDRVLPPMSPEASKKTHSYLQELGIIMKLNTLVESYDGSIATFKGGEQVRTHTLIWAAGVAGALVDGLPPESLERGRILVNPYNQVLGFNDIFAIGDIAFMKTDEYPRGHPGVAQPAIQQGKLLAKNLKNIISNQPLEPFKYFDKGSLAIIGRNRAVADLPKNIHLGGFFAWVAWLFVHIAYLIGFRNKLVVLSNWIYHFFTYERGTRLIIRPFVRKGDIARQKFMNKYNEE; this is encoded by the coding sequence ATGCTCGAAGTTGATAAGTTATCGCTGAATATACCTCCTACCACTAAACCTAGAGTTGTGATAATTGGTGGGGGCTTTGGTGGGATAAACCTGGCAAAGAAGCTAAAGTGCAGAGATTTTCAGGTGGTTCTGTTTGATAAACAAAACTATCACGGCTTCTGGCCCTTGCTCTACCAGGTAGCTACGGCCGGCCTTGAACCCGATGCTATTGCTGAACCGCTTCGCAAGATGTTCGGCAGCGACGATTTTGAAGATTTTCACTTCCGTTTAGTGCGTGTAACCGGTATTAATACTGCACAGAAAACAGTATCTACCCTAATTGGTGATCTTGCCTACGACTACCTGGTAATTGGTACGGGTACAAAGCCTAATTACTTCGGAAATGAGCAGGTAAAGAAATATTCTTTCCCGCTGAAGCAGATACCGGATGCGCTTAACCTGCGCAGCCAGATGCTACAGTGCTTTGAACAGGCGAACATGACAACAGACCCGGAAATCAGGCAAAGCTTGTTGAACTTTGTTATAGTAGGTGGAGGGCCAACAGGTGTAGAGCTGGCTGGTGCATTGGCTGAAATGCGGAAGTATGTACTGCCCACCGATTATCCGGGCCTCGACTTCAGCACCATGAATATCTACCTGGTGGAGGGGCTCGACAGGGTGCTTCCGCCTATGTCGCCTGAAGCGAGTAAGAAAACTCACAGCTATCTGCAGGAGTTAGGGATCATAATGAAGCTGAATACACTGGTAGAGTCTTATGATGGAAGTATTGCCACTTTTAAAGGCGGGGAGCAGGTTCGGACGCATACGCTTATCTGGGCAGCCGGTGTAGCGGGAGCCTTAGTAGATGGCTTGCCGCCTGAATCGTTAGAGCGGGGCAGAATTTTAGTAAACCCTTACAACCAGGTGCTGGGCTTTAACGACATTTTTGCCATCGGAGACATTGCCTTCATGAAAACGGATGAATACCCGAGAGGACATCCGGGGGTTGCGCAACCTGCCATACAACAAGGAAAACTGCTGGCTAAGAATCTCAAAAACATCATCAGCAATCAGCCCTTGGAGCCTTTTAAATATTTCGATAAAGGTTCTCTGGCAATTATAGGAAGAAACCGTGCCGTCGCAGACTTGCCTAAAAATATTCACTTAGGTGGTTTCTTTGCCTGGGTAGCATGGTTGTTCGTGCATATTGCCTACCTGATTGGTTTCCGTAACAAGCTGGTTGTACTAAGTAACTGGATTTACCATTTCTTTACTTATGAGCGCGGTACAAGGCTTATAATCAGGCCATTTGTGCGGAAAGGAGATATTGCGCGGCAGAAGTTTATGAATAAGTATAATGAAGAGTAA
- the clpB gene encoding ATP-dependent chaperone ClpB, protein MNFNNYTIKAQEAIQKATEIAGGNQQQAIETGHILKAILETDENVTNFLLKKLNVNSNMLNSKLNEAVNAYPKVTGGGGPYLANDAATALQKATSFLKEFGDEYVAIEHVLLGILAGRDKVAGIMKDVGFNEKDLKKAIKELRGGTKVTDQNAEAKYNSLKRYAKDLNELARAGKIDPVIGRDDEIRRVLQILSRRTKNNPVLLGEPGVGKTAIVEGLAQRIVAGDVPENLKSKTLMSLDMGLLVAGAKYKGEFEERLKAVIKEVIDAEGEIILFIDEIHTLIGAGAGGESAMDAANLLKPALARGELHAIGATTLKEYQKYIEKDKALERRFQAVMVDEPSVPDAISILRGIKDKYELHHGVRIKDDAIIASVELSNRYISDRFLPDKAIDLMDEAAAKLRIEIDSLPVELDEIQRRIMQLEIEREAIRRENDRDKEASLSKEIADLSGKRDDLKAKWQNEKQIIEGLQKEKENIEQYKLEAEQAERAGDYGRVAELRYGKIQEAEAKVKQLQEQVREMQGENPMLKEEVNAEDIAEVVAKWTGIPVSKMLQSDREKLLHLEQELGKRVAGQEEAIEAISDAVRRSRAGMQDPRRPIGSFIFLGTTGVGKTELAKALADYLFNDDNAMVRIDMSEYQERHAVSRLIGAPPGYVGYDEGGQLTEAIRRKPYSVVLLDEIEKAHPDVFNILLQVLDDGRLTDSKGRVVNFKNTIIIMTSNIGSHIIQSNFEQMDEFNKDEVIERTKDEVFDLLKKSVRPEFLNRIDELVMFRPLSRGDIRKIVDIQFKHIQQRLEETGIQLIATDEVLDYLGEQGFDPQFGARPLKRVLQRQILNELSKDILANRISKDSVVEAVLLEGKIHFINVDIELPTEK, encoded by the coding sequence ATGAACTTTAATAACTATACAATCAAAGCGCAGGAGGCCATACAAAAGGCCACTGAGATAGCAGGCGGCAATCAGCAGCAGGCTATCGAAACTGGGCATATTTTAAAAGCGATTCTCGAAACAGACGAGAACGTGACTAACTTCCTGCTGAAGAAACTAAACGTTAACAGTAATATGCTTAACAGCAAGTTAAACGAAGCTGTTAACGCATATCCCAAAGTAACAGGAGGCGGAGGCCCATACCTGGCAAACGATGCCGCAACTGCACTGCAAAAAGCTACCTCTTTTCTAAAAGAGTTTGGTGATGAGTATGTAGCTATAGAGCACGTGCTCTTAGGTATTTTAGCAGGTCGTGATAAAGTAGCAGGCATTATGAAAGATGTCGGCTTTAATGAGAAAGACCTTAAAAAAGCGATTAAAGAATTACGAGGCGGCACAAAAGTGACTGACCAGAATGCAGAGGCAAAGTATAACTCTTTAAAGCGTTATGCCAAAGATCTGAACGAGTTGGCGCGTGCCGGTAAGATTGATCCGGTAATTGGCCGTGACGACGAAATTCGCCGTGTACTGCAGATCCTGAGCCGCCGCACCAAAAACAACCCGGTATTGCTGGGTGAGCCTGGTGTAGGTAAAACTGCCATTGTAGAAGGCTTGGCACAACGCATTGTGGCCGGTGACGTGCCCGAGAACCTGAAGTCGAAGACTTTGATGAGCCTGGACATGGGCCTGCTGGTGGCAGGTGCCAAGTATAAAGGTGAGTTCGAAGAGCGACTGAAAGCAGTAATCAAAGAAGTGATAGATGCGGAAGGAGAGATTATTCTTTTCATCGACGAAATTCACACCTTGATTGGTGCCGGAGCAGGTGGTGAAAGTGCCATGGACGCTGCTAACCTGTTGAAACCAGCTTTGGCACGTGGTGAACTACATGCCATCGGTGCGACTACGCTGAAAGAATACCAGAAGTATATCGAGAAAGACAAAGCATTGGAGCGACGCTTCCAGGCGGTAATGGTGGATGAGCCAAGTGTGCCGGATGCCATTTCCATACTTCGCGGTATCAAAGACAAGTATGAGCTGCACCACGGCGTGCGCATTAAAGACGATGCGATCATTGCCTCTGTGGAATTATCGAACCGCTACATCTCTGACCGCTTTTTGCCCGACAAGGCGATTGACCTGATGGACGAAGCGGCTGCCAAACTCCGTATCGAGATTGACTCTTTGCCAGTGGAACTGGATGAGATTCAGCGCCGCATCATGCAGCTGGAAATTGAGCGCGAGGCTATCCGCCGTGAAAACGACAGAGACAAAGAAGCTTCGCTCTCTAAAGAGATTGCCGATTTGAGCGGCAAGCGTGATGACCTGAAGGCTAAATGGCAGAATGAAAAGCAGATTATTGAAGGGCTGCAGAAAGAGAAAGAGAACATTGAGCAGTACAAGCTGGAGGCCGAGCAGGCCGAACGTGCCGGTGACTATGGCCGCGTAGCAGAGTTACGTTATGGTAAAATTCAGGAAGCCGAAGCTAAGGTGAAGCAACTGCAGGAGCAGGTACGCGAAATGCAGGGAGAGAACCCGATGCTGAAGGAAGAGGTAAACGCTGAGGACATTGCCGAGGTTGTAGCCAAATGGACAGGCATCCCAGTAAGTAAAATGCTGCAGAGCGACCGCGAGAAGCTGTTACACCTGGAGCAGGAACTAGGCAAACGTGTAGCAGGCCAGGAAGAGGCCATTGAAGCCATTTCTGATGCCGTGCGCCGTAGCCGAGCCGGTATGCAGGACCCACGCCGTCCAATCGGGTCGTTTATCTTCCTGGGTACCACGGGTGTAGGTAAAACAGAGCTGGCCAAAGCCTTAGCCGATTACCTGTTCAACGACGACAACGCCATGGTGCGTATCGATATGAGTGAGTATCAGGAACGCCACGCGGTTAGTCGCCTGATTGGTGCGCCTCCGGGATACGTAGGTTACGATGAAGGTGGTCAGTTAACCGAGGCTATTCGCCGCAAGCCCTACTCTGTGGTGCTGCTCGACGAGATTGAGAAAGCACACCCCGATGTGTTTAACATCCTGCTGCAGGTGCTCGACGATGGTCGACTGACAGACAGCAAGGGCCGTGTGGTGAACTTCAAGAATACTATCATCATCATGACGTCTAACATTGGCTCGCACATTATCCAGAGCAATTTTGAGCAGATGGATGAGTTCAATAAAGACGAAGTGATTGAACGTACGAAGGATGAGGTATTCGATCTGCTGAAAAAATCGGTAAGACCAGAGTTCCTGAACCGCATCGATGAGCTGGTGATGTTCCGTCCGCTGAGCCGTGGAGACATCAGAAAAATTGTGGATATTCAGTTCAAGCACATCCAGCAGCGGTTAGAAGAAACAGGTATACAGCTTATCGCAACCGATGAGGTACTGGATTACCTGGGTGAGCAAGGCTTTGATCCACAGTTTGGTGCCCGTCCGCTGAAACGTGTACTGCAGCGCCAGATCCTGAACGAGCTTTCGAAGGATATCCTGGCCAACAGAATCAGCAAAGATTCTGTGGTGGAAGCAGTACTACTGGAAGGCAAGATTCACTTCATTAACGTGGATATTGAGCTGCCAACGGAAAAGTAA
- a CDS encoding Gfo/Idh/MocA family protein — translation MKRVFWFLLIGMAMVSSSVGYAQGALKIALAGLSHDHVHEAFQRAKKGDVVIVGIAEHNKALVERYQKQYKLASSLFYKDLKTLLKSQKPDAVLAYNAIAEHLAVVEACAPLGVHVMVEKPLATTVKDAERMASLARQHKIHLLTNYETTWYPSNQKVKDMAGREGAIGEIRKMVVHDGHQGPKEIGCSKEFLEWLTDPVKNGGGALIDFGCYGANLMTWLMKGEEPISVMAVTKQVKPDLYPKVDDDATIVLEYSKATGIVEASWNWPFNIKDLEVFGQTGYLQAVNNRSLRKKLKDDSAYKIEEVEPLAQPDQDYISYLAAVIKGEINPANDLSSLENNLIVVKILEAAKQSARDGRKVYLKDQVLKAP, via the coding sequence ATGAAAAGAGTTTTCTGGTTCTTGTTAATAGGAATGGCTATGGTTAGTTCTTCGGTAGGGTATGCGCAGGGAGCGCTGAAGATTGCATTAGCAGGATTAAGCCATGACCATGTGCATGAAGCTTTTCAGCGGGCAAAAAAAGGCGATGTTGTTATTGTGGGGATAGCGGAGCATAACAAGGCGCTGGTGGAGCGTTACCAGAAACAATACAAGCTGGCTTCTTCTTTATTTTACAAAGACCTTAAAACATTGCTGAAAAGCCAAAAGCCGGATGCTGTGCTTGCTTACAATGCTATAGCTGAACACCTGGCAGTAGTAGAGGCCTGCGCTCCACTGGGTGTGCATGTAATGGTAGAAAAACCGTTGGCCACCACTGTAAAGGATGCAGAAAGAATGGCATCCCTTGCCCGGCAGCATAAAATCCACTTATTAACCAACTATGAAACTACCTGGTATCCGAGCAATCAGAAAGTAAAAGATATGGCCGGTCGGGAAGGTGCTATTGGTGAGATACGAAAAATGGTAGTGCATGACGGGCATCAGGGGCCCAAGGAAATTGGCTGTAGCAAAGAGTTCCTGGAGTGGCTGACTGACCCTGTAAAAAACGGAGGCGGAGCCCTGATAGATTTTGGCTGTTATGGTGCCAACCTCATGACGTGGCTTATGAAAGGGGAGGAGCCCATTTCAGTTATGGCCGTTACGAAGCAAGTAAAGCCAGACCTGTATCCTAAAGTTGATGATGACGCGACTATTGTGCTGGAGTATTCCAAAGCGACAGGCATTGTGGAGGCGTCCTGGAATTGGCCATTCAATATTAAAGACCTGGAGGTGTTTGGGCAGACGGGTTACTTACAGGCTGTTAATAACAGAAGCCTGAGAAAAAAGTTAAAGGATGACAGTGCCTATAAAATAGAAGAGGTTGAGCCTCTAGCTCAACCTGATCAGGATTATATCAGTTACTTAGCAGCAGTTATCAAAGGTGAAATTAATCCTGCCAATGATCTCTCGTCTCTGGAGAACAATCTTATTGTAGTAAAAATACTGGAAGCAGCCAAGCAGTCGGCCCGAGATGGCAGAAAGGTTTATCTGAAAGATCAGGTGCTTAAAGCTCCATAA
- a CDS encoding HupE/UreJ family protein — translation MSSQFWTYLQLGFHHIYDFGAYDHMLFLVALSAIYTLSDWRKVIALVTSFTIGHSITLALSTFNIIKFDSALIEFLIPITILFTCLTNFFKMKGAAAKQHPIWSLHNLMAIFFGLIHGMGFSNFLKSILGRNSKIWEQLLAFNIGIELGQLLIVGIILVAGFLAMNLFNLKKRDWILVLSSAAAGISLILIMENNIF, via the coding sequence TTGTCTTCACAATTCTGGACCTACCTGCAGCTGGGCTTCCATCATATCTACGATTTCGGCGCGTACGACCATATGCTGTTTTTAGTAGCGCTTAGTGCTATTTATACTTTAAGCGACTGGCGAAAAGTAATTGCGCTGGTAACCAGCTTTACCATCGGGCATTCTATCACCCTGGCGTTATCTACGTTCAATATCATTAAATTTGATTCTGCACTGATAGAATTTCTGATACCGATTACCATACTCTTTACCTGCCTCACGAATTTTTTCAAAATGAAAGGCGCTGCAGCAAAACAACACCCGATCTGGTCGCTCCACAACCTGATGGCCATTTTCTTCGGCCTGATTCACGGCATGGGCTTCTCAAATTTCCTGAAGTCTATCCTGGGCAGAAACAGTAAGATATGGGAGCAGCTATTGGCTTTCAATATTGGAATCGAACTAGGCCAGTTACTTATTGTAGGCATTATCCTGGTAGCCGGATTTCTGGCAATGAACCTCTTCAACCTGAAAAAAAGAGACTGGATTCTGGTACTTTCCAGTGCAGCAGCAGGTATTTCCTTGATTTTGATTATGGAAAATAATATCTTTTGA
- a CDS encoding STAS/SEC14 domain-containing protein, which translates to MLEILPDTKDNLLAVRVSHALTIADFDQYRNLLRNLMGRYKETHLYYEMVDLDLTQLSPVAAIENGLFDVVHGLDYGRVAMVGEKKWQEWAAKLISPVKKKGVRYFDLEEKEEAMVWVQEEE; encoded by the coding sequence ATGCTTGAAATATTGCCAGATACTAAAGACAATCTGTTGGCTGTGCGGGTAAGCCATGCACTTACCATAGCTGATTTCGACCAATACCGCAACCTGCTACGCAACCTGATGGGCAGATATAAGGAGACGCATTTATACTATGAAATGGTAGACCTGGACCTGACGCAGCTAAGCCCTGTAGCCGCCATCGAAAATGGCTTGTTTGATGTAGTGCACGGGCTGGACTATGGTCGGGTAGCCATGGTAGGTGAGAAAAAGTGGCAGGAGTGGGCGGCAAAGCTGATTAGTCCTGTAAAGAAGAAAGGTGTTCGCTATTTTGATCTGGAGGAAAAGGAGGAGGCGATGGTTTGGGTGCAGGAGGAGGAGTGA
- a CDS encoding M1 family metallopeptidase: protein MKNILARLALIGLVAAPLAALAQGENTDKSKFRQLAQELPTPNTYRTASGAPGHQYWQQRADYTIKVELNDENQSVTGSETITYTNNSPDVLSYLWVQLDQNIFEPKSMTNLTNTGTLQDRMSVAAVEQHLAHEQFDGGFKIKTVKDRNGKALPFTINNTMMRVDLPAPLKPKQSYTFSIDWNHNINDQLKLGGRSGYEYFAGDNNYLYEMAQWFPRMAVYDDVNGWQHKQFLGSGEFALPFGDYRVSITVPADHIVAATGELQNASQVLTATQQKRWADAAKANKPTLIVTQEEATQAEKAKSKSKKTWTFAAKNVRDFAWASSRKFIWDAMNVNVGGKNILAMSYYPKEANPLWGQYSTESVAHTLRVYSKHTIDYPYPIAISVHGPVGGMEYPMISFNGYRPEADGTYSDRIKYGLISVIIHEVGHNFFPMIINSDERQWTWMDEGLNTFMQYLAEQEWERNYPSRRGEPKDIVDYMKGDKNMQVPIMTNSESVLQFGNNAYGKPATALNVLRETVMGRELFDYAFKEYANRWAFKHPMPADFFRTMEDASGVDLDWFWRGWFYTTDHTDISVEEVKWYSIDSQDPEFVSAQRREQQNKAPQTLSQQRNLQDIQKTLVEQKPELKDFYNSYDPLAATASDKARYQNLVASLTPAEKKILDSGLNFYEVGFRNIGGLVMPLIVRMEFEDGTDEVVNIPAEIWRYNNEEITKVFVTAKPVVSFTLDPFLQTADTDLSNNAYPRRVAPSRFDIFKQNRPAQQNPMQQQRSTTRTNNNSNTGQ, encoded by the coding sequence ATGAAGAACATACTAGCAAGGTTGGCTCTTATCGGGCTCGTTGCCGCTCCTCTTGCTGCACTGGCACAAGGAGAAAACACCGATAAGTCTAAGTTCAGGCAACTGGCCCAAGAGCTTCCAACCCCGAATACATACCGCACAGCCTCTGGTGCACCCGGTCACCAGTACTGGCAACAGCGTGCCGACTATACCATTAAGGTAGAGCTCAACGATGAGAACCAGTCCGTAACAGGCTCTGAAACCATTACCTACACGAACAATTCGCCGGATGTGCTTTCGTACCTGTGGGTACAGCTGGATCAGAATATCTTTGAGCCTAAATCGATGACGAACCTGACCAACACAGGTACCTTACAGGATCGTATGTCGGTTGCCGCCGTAGAGCAGCACCTGGCGCACGAGCAGTTCGACGGAGGCTTTAAAATTAAAACAGTAAAAGACCGTAACGGCAAAGCATTACCCTTCACCATCAACAATACGATGATGCGCGTAGATTTGCCTGCGCCGCTCAAGCCAAAGCAGTCTTACACTTTCAGCATAGACTGGAACCATAACATTAACGACCAGCTTAAATTGGGCGGGCGCTCTGGATATGAATATTTCGCCGGCGACAATAACTACCTGTATGAGATGGCGCAGTGGTTCCCTCGCATGGCTGTTTACGACGATGTAAACGGCTGGCAGCACAAGCAGTTCCTGGGCAGCGGTGAGTTTGCATTACCTTTCGGCGATTATCGGGTTAGCATTACAGTGCCAGCCGATCATATTGTAGCCGCTACAGGTGAGCTCCAGAACGCCAGCCAGGTTTTAACAGCTACCCAACAAAAGCGCTGGGCTGATGCTGCCAAAGCAAACAAACCTACCCTGATCGTAACACAGGAAGAGGCAACGCAAGCTGAAAAAGCCAAGTCTAAAAGCAAGAAAACCTGGACATTTGCTGCAAAAAACGTACGCGACTTTGCCTGGGCCAGCTCCCGCAAGTTCATCTGGGATGCCATGAATGTAAATGTAGGCGGCAAAAACATACTGGCTATGTCGTACTACCCTAAAGAAGCTAATCCACTTTGGGGGCAGTATTCAACGGAGTCGGTAGCACATACTTTGCGTGTTTACTCTAAGCACACCATCGATTACCCTTACCCTATTGCTATTTCGGTTCATGGCCCTGTAGGCGGTATGGAGTACCCGATGATTTCCTTTAACGGGTACCGCCCCGAAGCCGACGGCACCTACTCCGACCGCATCAAGTATGGTTTAATTTCTGTTATCATACACGAAGTAGGTCACAATTTCTTCCCGATGATCATCAACTCTGATGAGCGCCAGTGGACATGGATGGATGAAGGCCTGAATACCTTTATGCAATACCTGGCAGAGCAGGAATGGGAACGCAACTACCCATCCAGGCGCGGTGAGCCGAAAGATATAGTAGATTACATGAAAGGCGACAAAAATATGCAGGTGCCTATCATGACTAACTCAGAATCGGTACTGCAGTTTGGCAACAATGCCTACGGCAAACCAGCTACTGCCCTGAATGTTTTACGTGAAACAGTAATGGGCCGTGAGTTATTCGATTACGCTTTTAAAGAGTATGCTAACCGCTGGGCCTTTAAACACCCGATGCCAGCCGACTTCTTCCGCACCATGGAAGACGCATCTGGTGTAGACCTCGATTGGTTCTGGAGAGGCTGGTTCTATACCACCGACCATACCGATATTTCTGTTGAAGAAGTTAAATGGTACAGCATCGATTCTCAGGACCCTGAATTTGTAAGTGCACAAAGAAGAGAGCAGCAAAACAAGGCTCCTCAAACACTTTCGCAGCAGCGTAACCTCCAGGACATCCAGAAAACACTGGTAGAGCAGAAGCCTGAGCTAAAAGACTTCTACAATAGCTACGACCCGCTGGCAGCCACTGCCTCCGACAAAGCCAGATACCAGAACCTGGTAGCCAGCTTAACACCGGCAGAAAAGAAGATACTGGACTCTGGCCTGAACTTTTACGAAGTTGGTTTTAGAAACATAGGAGGCCTGGTAATGCCGCTGATTGTGCGCATGGAATTTGAAGACGGCACCGATGAGGTTGTAAACATTCCGGCTGAAATCTGGCGCTACAACAACGAAGAGATTACGAAGGTATTTGTAACAGCTAAACCTGTTGTTAGCTTTACGCTGGACCCATTCCTGCAGACGGCTGATACAGATCTTTCGAATAATGCTTATCCTCGTCGTGTGGCACCCTCTCGTTTCGATATCTTCAAACAGAACCGCCCTGCGCAGCAAAACCCAATGCAACAGCAGCGCAGCACAACACGCACTAACAATAATAGCAATACGGGCCAATAA
- a CDS encoding nucleoside deaminase: MDEFMQLAIAEAQKGRSEGGIPIGSVLVKDGKVVAQGHNKRVQENNPILHGEMDCLNNAGRIGSYRNTVIYSTLMPCFMCAGTIVQFKIPKVIVGESQTFSGAREFMEAHGVEVVDLNLPACVEMMQQFIEEKPELWNEDIMEL, from the coding sequence ATGGATGAATTTATGCAACTAGCCATTGCCGAAGCACAAAAGGGACGTAGCGAAGGCGGTATCCCTATTGGTTCGGTGTTGGTAAAAGATGGCAAAGTAGTAGCGCAAGGGCACAACAAGCGAGTGCAGGAAAATAACCCGATTTTACACGGCGAAATGGACTGCCTTAACAATGCCGGCCGTATTGGCAGCTACCGCAATACTGTTATTTATTCTACCCTGATGCCCTGCTTCATGTGTGCAGGTACTATTGTGCAGTTTAAGATTCCGAAAGTTATTGTAGGCGAATCTCAAACATTCAGTGGTGCACGCGAGTTTATGGAGGCGCATGGGGTGGAGGTAGTTGATTTAAACCTGCCAGCGTGTGTTGAAATGATGCAGCAGTTTATTGAAGAGAAACCGGAGCTCTGGAATGAGGATATTATGGAGCTTTAA
- a CDS encoding lactonase family protein: MKRMNNHKRFTFVKGTALSLMCAMMIFTACNSSGSEQQESGNETTTVNEAAMVYIGTYAEADSESIFLYSLNPETGELTRVSAAKGGENPSYLALDKDKRFLYAVNETSEYEGQEGGAVSAFAVDSATGNLTLLNRQPTLGGAPCHISLDATNKMVLVANYTGGNVASYQVQENGELSAHVSTNKHSGTGPNKERQEAPHAHFIQPGPDNKYAFSVDLGADQIIGYKLDAAKGAITPNNPAIAYAAKPGSGPRHLAFHPNGRYAYAINELNSTMTALAYNSDNGTFSEIQTITTKPEDFTENNQCAAVKVSADGKFLYGSNRGHNSIVVYAIDESTGNLTLVEHVSTGGDWPRDFTIDLTGNILLVANERSNKVVSFKRNKDTGKLTATGHEVEVSKPVCLKVVE, encoded by the coding sequence ATGAAAAGAATGAATAACCATAAGCGCTTTACTTTTGTAAAAGGAACAGCATTGAGCCTGATGTGTGCAATGATGATTTTTACTGCCTGCAACTCTTCCGGTTCGGAGCAGCAGGAGTCTGGTAACGAAACAACAACAGTTAACGAAGCAGCTATGGTCTATATAGGTACTTATGCAGAGGCAGACAGTGAAAGTATTTTCTTGTATAGCCTGAATCCTGAAACAGGCGAATTGACACGTGTAAGTGCCGCAAAGGGTGGAGAAAATCCGTCGTACCTGGCACTAGATAAAGATAAACGATTCTTATATGCTGTAAACGAAACGTCAGAATATGAGGGACAGGAAGGTGGTGCTGTGAGTGCCTTTGCAGTAGACAGCGCAACCGGAAACCTTACTTTACTGAACAGACAGCCTACTTTGGGAGGAGCTCCCTGCCATATTTCTTTAGATGCCACAAACAAAATGGTGCTGGTGGCAAACTATACGGGCGGTAATGTAGCTTCTTACCAGGTGCAGGAAAACGGGGAGCTGAGTGCGCATGTTTCTACCAATAAGCATTCCGGAACTGGCCCGAACAAAGAGCGGCAGGAAGCACCGCATGCACACTTCATACAACCTGGCCCTGACAACAAGTATGCATTTTCTGTTGATTTAGGTGCTGACCAGATTATAGGATACAAGTTAGATGCAGCGAAGGGTGCTATCACACCTAACAATCCTGCAATAGCATATGCTGCAAAACCTGGCTCTGGGCCTCGCCACCTGGCTTTTCATCCGAATGGCCGCTACGCCTACGCCATCAACGAACTAAACTCTACCATGACGGCGCTGGCTTATAACAGCGATAACGGTACATTCAGTGAAATCCAAACCATTACGACCAAGCCTGAAGACTTTACAGAAAACAACCAATGCGCCGCCGTAAAAGTATCTGCTGATGGGAAGTTCCTGTATGGCTCTAACCGCGGCCACAACAGTATAGTAGTATATGCGATTGATGAAAGCACAGGCAACTTAACTTTAGTAGAGCATGTGTCTACAGGCGGAGACTGGCCCCGCGACTTTACCATTGACCTGACAGGTAATATTTTGCTGGTGGCCAATGAGCGCAGCAATAAGGTGGTGTCTTTCAAAAGAAACAAAGATACAGGCAAGCTTACGGCAACAGGTCATGAGGTAGAAGTGAGTAAGCCTGTTTGCCTGAAGGTGGTAGAATAA
- a CDS encoding carboxypeptidase-like regulatory domain-containing protein, whose product MSYNTVCKRKLKWLLLPVIAFLLLCIGLPQEAAAQGEKRAVQLSGFVAVGDSLYGVAGVSVYVPNTNRGAQTNEYGFFSVPVLTGDSVIFRAIGYKTQYLIIPKNFGSQSYSVIMQMQEDPAELPMVDVFPWATERDFKQAFLAVRLPDEGRSIASRNLDPDRLSALFMSTPMDGGGNFSTWNMQNVRATEQKYMFPTVNPQSLIQLMNMLKNGDFKKK is encoded by the coding sequence ATGTCCTATAATACCGTCTGTAAAAGGAAGCTGAAGTGGTTGTTACTACCTGTAATAGCCTTCTTGTTGTTATGTATTGGTTTGCCTCAGGAGGCAGCCGCGCAGGGAGAAAAGCGTGCGGTGCAGCTGTCTGGCTTTGTGGCTGTAGGCGATAGTTTGTATGGCGTAGCAGGTGTGTCGGTGTATGTTCCGAATACAAACCGCGGCGCGCAGACAAATGAATATGGCTTTTTCTCTGTGCCTGTGCTTACCGGTGATAGTGTTATTTTCAGGGCGATAGGCTACAAAACACAATATCTTATTATCCCGAAAAATTTTGGCAGCCAAAGCTATTCTGTTATCATGCAGATGCAGGAAGATCCTGCGGAGCTACCTATGGTAGATGTTTTTCCGTGGGCGACGGAGCGTGATTTCAAACAGGCCTTTCTTGCTGTCAGATTACCAGACGAAGGCCGCTCTATTGCCAGCCGTAACTTAGATCCTGATCGCTTGTCTGCTCTGTTTATGAGTACGCCGATGGATGGAGGCGGTAACTTCAGTACCTGGAATATGCAAAATGTCCGGGCTACGGAGCAAAAGTATATGTTTCCTACCGTTAACCCGCAGTCGCTTATTCAGCTCATGAATATGCTCAAGAACGGCGACTTCAAAAAGAAATAA